TAGAGCAGGACTGCTACAGCGCCATAGTGGTGCTGCTCTAGCTGCTGGCTGCAGTATTTGCAGTAATAGGGCCTAAAAAGTCACTCCTGTGAAACTCTGAGAATCATTGATTCCCACACAGATTAATGGAACTCTGTGGAAGCTCTGCACCTTTCCTCAATGGGCCTTAAGAACTAAGGGACTGAGGTAAATATTTCAAAAGTCCTAATGGACAGTAGGTGCCTagtaggattttaaaaagcatctcAGTACCTTAcaccccttgaaatcaatgagtttttAGAGGTGCCAATTTTTGTTGGACGCATTCCTAGAGGTTCCATCACATGAtgtcatctttaattaaagattaatttttaattcctggagactccagggcaatcctggagggttggcaaccctatgagtTTTACATGCTGAGATGGTTTTGGAAATGCCACGAGatgtttaaatacctttaaaaatctggcctttatggCCAAATTTCCAAGGATATGTAGGCACCCAGAGATGTACAAAGATGCCTagtgtgattttcaaaaatacctaaGCAGGTCAGGTATTTAAATTGGTACTTGGCAGGAAATGGTTTCCTGTCCtgtgagaatttttgagatttttatttCTTACCCATCTTGAATAAGGACAAAATCTCAAACTTTTTTGCATGgtggttggttttatttttttattttgggggggggggggaggaggcggtcaggtcaataaaaacaatttttgtttttttcaatgttatcctttttaactttattttactATAGACTTACATTTTTCAGTTctaaacaactttttgtttagaaagtaacttttcatttagaaaatgttgaaatggaacGTTTTGACAATTTGAAAGCTGTTTCTTAAACGTATatagttagatagatagatagatagctataTTGAAATGGGAAAGTTGCTGAAACCAACTCTTTCCCATGTAGGTTTGGTTCTAATGAAGCGGACCCTGACTAACTTGAATGGAGATTGGAGCAGGCTCTAAATCTTGCTGTGAATGAAAGCCACCGAAGGGGTACCCAATTccccttattgaggttgcaggaaaaaagcatcccaatgtgtagaaagaatagtaaatatggtaggcgaccagcttggcttaacagtgaaatccttgctgatcttaaacacaaaaaagaagcttacaagaagtggaagattggacaaatgaacaaagaggagtataaaaatattgctcaggcatgcaggagtgaaatcaggaacgccaaatcacacttggagttgcagctagcaagggatgttaagagtaacaagaagggtttctacaggaatgttagcaacaagaagaatgtcaaggaaaatgtgggccccttactgaatgggggaggcaaactagtgacagaggatgtggaaaaagctaatgtactcaatgctttttttgcctctgtcttcacgaacaaggtcagctcccagactactgcactgggcagcatagtatggggaggaggtgaccagccctctgtggagaaagaagtggttcaggacgatttagaaaagctggacgagcacaagtcaatggggccagttgtgctgcatccgagggtgctaaaggagttggcagcggtgatttcagagccattggccattatctttgaaaactcatggcaatcggaggaggtcccggatgaGTGGGAAAacgctaatgtagtgcccatcttttaaaaagggaagaaggaggatccagggaactacaggccagtcagcctcacctcagtccctggaaaaatcatggagcaggtcctcaaggaatcaattttgaagcatttagaggagaggaaagtgatcagaaacagttagcatggattcaccaagggcaagtcatgcctcactAACATAATTCCCTTCTATGAGgggataactgggtctgtggatgagggggaagcagtggatgtgttattccttgactttagcaaagcttttgttaaggtctcccacagtattcttgctagcaagttaaagaagtatgggctggatgaatggactataaggtcgatagaaagctggctagatcatcgggctcaacaggtagtgatcaatggctccaagtctagttggcagccagaatcaagcagagtgcccctagggtcagtcctggggctggttttgttcaatatcttcattaatgatctggaggatggcatgggtTACACCCTCAgcgagtttgcagatgacactaaactgggaggagtggtagatacgctggagggtagagataggatacagaaggacctagacaaattagaggattgggccaaaagaaatctgatgaggttcaacaaggacaagtgcagtgtcctgcacttaggatggaagaatcccatgcactgctacagaccagCGACCAGCAGCTAGGCagcattctgcagaaaaggacctaggggttatagtggatgagaagctggatatgagtcaacagtgttcccttgttgccaagaaggctaacggcattttggtcTGTATAAGTGGGaacattgtcagcagatcgagggacgtgatcattcccctctatttggcattggtgaggcctcatctggagtactgtgtccaattctgggtcccacactgcaagaaggatgtggaaaaattggaaagagtccagcggagggcaacaacaattattagggggctggagtacatgatttatgaggagaggctgagggaactgggattatttagtctgcagaagagaagattgaggggggatttgatagctgatttcaactacctgaaagggggttccaaagaggatggatctagactgttctcagtggtagcagatgatagaacaaggagtaatggtctcaagttgcagtgggggaggttcaggttggatattagaaaaactttttcactagaagggtggtgaagcactggaatgggttaccaagggaggtggtgcaatctccttccttagagatttttaaggtcaggtttgacaaagccctggctgggatgatttagttagggattggtccttctttgagcaggggattggactagatgacttcctgagatcccttccaaccctgatattctatgattcattcaaACGAATGGGGATTAGAAGTGCAGATGCTTTAAATGGCTTTGAGATTCTACACCTAAAAGTCAAGTTTGCTCCACTAGTAGCAAGGCGAGGTCATGTAGAAGAGGAATTGCTAGCATCTAGCAACTGAAACACAATATCCACCCTGGAGAAACTTATGAGGCAATTAAAGGGGTTGTTTACACTGAATGGACACAAGGTAGATGTTATTAATCCCCGGTGTGTGTGTTAAGGGAAAACAAGCATGAGATATCAGTAGATCAGGACATATTTGGTATTGAGATAAGCTGAGGATTTCTCAGTGTCATTCTCCTGGATGGAAAGGCTGCAGGAGGTATGAGGTATGCGTCACAAAGCCATTTCTTTCACTGAATGGCTTTGCTATTAATTGTTATATTGTAGAATTCATCTCACATATTGTAGGAAATGTTATGGTTACATGGAGCTGGACTCTGTCTCTGAATATCTGGAAATGTTGAAATAGGCGTAAGGTACATCAGAATCAAAAGAAAAGTATTTGACTATCTGTCTGATCCATCTCTCTTTGGTCATCTGCCCATCCATCCATCAGCCAGTCTGTCTCTCTGGTCCATCCTTTGTCCAGTCAATCCATCTACTTGTCCGTCTGGAGTCTGTTTTTCTGGTCCATCTGTCTAGCTAATCaatctgtctgcatatctattatTATTGATATTCACAATGTCCTAGGAACAGTCCACACACAGAGGACTAAAATGGGATTTTCCGAGGTGTTTAAGGGTGTTGGGCACCTAACTTACTGATGGTTCTTCCTGCTCCCTTAAGcgtctttgaaaattccagcctctctctccaaaatttcattttcttattTTGACTAGCTTTCCTTCAGCATCCCACACTCTCTTCTGGTCTTCTTTATCTATTTGCACATTGTGCCCAATGCATGTTACTCttggtgtatgtctacactacatcagCATAGATACGGCTACAGGTTTTTCCTTCAATTTAGTTAACAGAGCTCTCCAAgaagcggtagctaggtcaacagaagaattatttTGTTGACTTAGCTGCAACTGCACTAGGGATTCAGTCAACCTGACCATGGCACTCAGGATGCTAAATTTTTCACAACCTTGAGTGACATAGGTAGGTCCACTTATTTTTTAAGTATAGACCAATACATAGACTCTTGCTTTCATGGCTAATTACTCTTTGGGGACTAGGACTGGTCAAACAATGGGATAAAACAtttgctcttttttaaaaaaatgtaaaattttaatgaaaaaactcATCGACATTTTGAATTCTGAAAATTTCCCTACTGGAGACTCTCTGGTTTCTACTTAAACTCAGTCCATTTTTTGACATTATACCCTCTTACTGACCTGTCTGACATATCTGTGTATTCTCCTAGACCCAACTCTGCTTCCCAACTCATATTCTCTTCTTGTGCCTTTGAGGATAATTCTCTACTTTTGTCACTGTggcagggtggtcaccccgcccctgccctaagagggttaaaacagccctggagagggctacaGCTGGGAAATGCTGGGCTGAAATGCTGGGAAagaagccacagctgtggccaacttaatcagggcccagctggcccttataagaatGCTGTGAGCCAAAAGCAAGAAAGACACAGTCCTCTCTGTCtatagagagagaaggacctggctgtctgggaagctgaggagggtacctagggtggagcagtgctggggaagggcagagggagctggggagctccagcctagcaaagccccaggctgcaggccgagcttagggcccacaaaagggtgctagggctgcagaggggcagcccaggaataggcagatgCAGCTGGTCTAACCCCCCTTGCCGaagatgagtggtttatagactgccgtctgccccagtgagcgggggctagatggtgactggcagtagctactgaggcgaggtggggataaggggttgggggttcccctgggaggggagacccagagtgagggggtactgAGGTGGGCAAAACCTCGGGGcgaagggcaccagggtccgggagggacatgggggccagcagcaggcgagaccccggcctgcagagggcgctcaggaggctggagagctaattccctggacaaccagcaggaggcgccgcgccagtGAGTCATCACCCCTCTACAAGCACTTTTAGGTCCTTCTGGTTTCCTGTACTATGCTTACTTTCTCTCAAAAACTCCTTGTCTAAAGAATTCTCATTCTATTTTAAGATTAATTCTTGCACCTCAAAACCATTATCTATCTTCAGCTCACATCTTTATCTAGTCTCAGATGCACAAACACATTCCAGGTCTTATATACACCACCTGCATTTCCTTAAAGTGATGTGCAATCTTTTCCTACTTCTACACTTAATTAGGTGCTTCTGGAAAGGGCTTGGCAAATTGGCCAGCTATTTTTCCTTAGAACATGGAAATAGACGCTGATATTTTGCTGTACTTCAATTGGGTCTGAAATTAACTCAGATGACGCTAATattttaatagattcatagattctaaggccagaagggaaagttatgaccatctagtctgatctcctgtataacacatgccagagaacttccccaaaataattcctaaagcagatcttttagaaaaaaaaatccaatctttatTTAGAATCCACAACAACacttggtaaatttttccagtggttaattattctcactgttaaaaatttacatcttatttccagtctgaatttgtctagcttcaattttcaGCCACTCGATCATGTTAGATCTATCTCTGCtcaactgaagagcccattattaaatattagttCCCCAGGTAGAtatttacagactgtgatcacatcacccctttaccttctctttgttaagctaaatagattgagctctttgagtctatcactatgaggcaggtttataatcctttaatcattttcatggttcttctctgaaccctctcccattttttaacatccttcttaaactgtggacaccagaattggacacagtactccagtatggttgtaccagtgccaaatacagaaataaaataagtGCTCTACTGCTACTTTAGTAgatttttgattaaaatattaaatcGGAATTTCAATGGCAGTTGGATGTCTGAATCCCCTTGGCCCTGTGACAAATGTGGGGGGTTCTCTTTAATAGCTATTAATATTGCATCTGAATCTTTCACTAGTGTGATGTCTGTACCATATATTGGAATGGCTGTTTCACCTTAGGGGTTTGTCTGGGTAGCAGAGCCTCCCCATGTAGGGGAAGATAAAGAAGTCCCTTTCTACCTGTCATCTAACAGctgttagtaaatattaacctTTTGCGATCCTTTTGTATATTGAACTCTCATGATTCTTTGGGCAAAAATCCCAGAAAACTTTCTGTGTTAGCCAAATAGCTGTCTAAACTCTCATACTAAAGAATGCTTTATTTTAACTAATGAATGTCTTAATTGATAGACTGTAATTATCCACAGTGCTTTTTACATGGACCTTGCTGTCTTAGTCCAGAACACCAGAGAgcactaataataattaataaagaaatcTTATAAATGTGCACTGTAATTGATAAGATACCAGTAATTGACAAAATGGACAGGGAACAGTTGTTATAGCAGTTGTGTTCTATAATCAATGCAAAATCAAACCATTAATGTCTAAGTCTTAAAGAGCTAATTATGGTCAAAGATAGTCTCAGGAATTGTAAATTAGTTACAAATCTCTCTGGCTTTTGATTAGGCAAGTTGGGAATATTGAAAATAGAATCAAAGTATGAGAGAGGAAATTTCAGCATGGCCAGACCTGGGAAAGAAAATTCTTAAAGGATTTTTGTTGTTCTGAAACAGTAAGCTGCTTCTATTCGGTTCCTGTGACTTAAGAAAGAAGCCTAATTTAGTGTGGCAGTCAAGGGAAGATTAGatgagactaagggtatgtctacactacgaggctagttcgatttctcttaaatcgaaaatgtagaatcgatattgcaaagtcgaacgtgtgtgtccacactaaggacagtaattcaactttgtgagtccacactaacggggaaagcgtcgacattggaagcggtgcactgtgggcagctatcccacagttcccgcagtccccgctgcccattggaattctgggtcgagccgccaatgccttctgggtaaaaaaaaagggtcgagggtgcttttgggtaattgtcgtcatccgtccgtcactaccgccctccctccctccctgaaagcgccggcaggaaatcagttcgcgcacttttctggtcagtgacagcgcggacgccacagcactgcgagcatggatcccgctgcgaccatcgctgcagttgtggccgttgtcaacgcctcgcagcttatcatccacctttcccagaggcagatgcagataaaccaggcgaggaggctacggcactgcagtgagggcctgaagtctgagagtagcacaggcctgtcagaaagcacgggacccagcgccgaggacatcacggtgacaatgggtcatgtggatgttgtggaatggcgattctgggcacgggaaacaagcacggactggtgggaccgcatagtgctgcaggtctgggacgaatcccagtggctgcgaaactttcgcatgcggaaggggactttccttgaactttgtgagttgctgtcccctgccctgaagcgcaatgacacccggatgcgagcagccctgactgtccagaagcgagtggccatagccctctggaagcttgcaacgccggacagctaccggtctgtcgcgaaccactttggcgtgggcaaatctaccgtgggggttgttgtgatgcaagtagccaacgcaatcgttaaggtactgctctcaaaggtagtgaccctgggaaacgtggaggtcatcatagatggcttcgccgcgataggattcccaaactgcggtggggctatagatggaactcacatccctatcctgggaccggagcaccaggccagccagtacattaacagaaagggatacttttcaatggtgctgcaagcactggtggaccatcggggacgttttacaaacatcaacgtcggatggccaggcaaggttcatgacgctcgcgtcttcaggaactctggtctgtttagacggctgcaggaaggtatttacttcccggaccacaaaataagtcttggggatgtggagatgcctacagtgatccttggggacccagcctacccactaatgccctggctcatgaagccctatactggcgccctggacactgaaaaagaactgttcaactaccggctgagcaagtgcagaatggtggtggagtgtgcttttggccgtctcaaggggagatggagaagcttactgactcactgtgatctcagcgaaaccaatatccccattgttatagcagcttgctgtgtgctccacaatctctgtgagagcaagggggagacctttatggcggggtgggaggttgaggcaaatagcctggcatctgattacgcccagccagacagccgggcgattagaagagcccagcgggacgcgctgtgcatccgggaggctttgaaagctaggttccacagtgagtagggtaaccagtgacttttaagtttctgtacagagaagctgaacctgccaccgtttctttacccagttaatgttgactatcctctccagttacagaccccctccacccccttccaaaaaaataaaatcagttttattttgttaatgaacaccgttgtctttattactgtttttgcgggaatgttttaaacctgggacgcagactgtggtggggagcgggtgtagtgtactgatgcaaatgatccttctaaactccaggaatgacaggattcgcagtggcggactggttgtttcaacggagcctgccagccctcctgagcgggactgcgtgtatgtgggggctatgtgactttatggcagggggaggagggttacagatcacctcctgcgtggctctgtgatccaggacaaggaccgctgcataagatctgtaactgccctcccccgccacaaagtcacagagcaacccccccccccacgcacagaacatgaaaaccacctcccagactgaccagggtaactagtcactgcactgtgtatgtgccctgctgctggacctgcccccgcctctgtaccctgctaaaggtgactgtcctgtccaattaccagggcccttcccccccttcagacagactctccctcaaaagaacatgattgaaacagtagtgaacagaaacgtattttttattaacaaccacacatgaaactggggggtgaaacttggacgggggcttgggtgaggcgggcaggaaaggacttttcaaattttggggaatgacagccttctggtgcttgagcagtctgcaggggtggagtgagagttttcacggactctgccgcccctccttctttggactttgggcgaggggggtatgggacttggtggcgggggagtgcggttactgatagactgcagcgggtctctgtcctcctgcctccgttcctgcagaacatcaacaaggcgccggagcgtgtccgtttgctccctcagaagtccaagcagcgtttgagtcacctgctggtcttcctgccgccacctctcctcacgttccatgtgtgtccggtgcatttgggacaaattctccctccaatggttctgctgtgctgcctgggctcgggagcagcccattagttctgagaacatgtcctctcgcgtcttcttcttcctccacctaatgtgcgctagcctctgggagtgtgatgccaggctgggttgggagacagtcgcagatgtggctgtgggaatgagaaaaaggtagtgaattcctccgaaacataaatgtagttgtgaacaaagaacatagtctttctctgtgaacaagcccatgcaccgcacctatcacatgcgcactcaggacaaggtcgaaaagtgcctggggtcttgcactgccgatctgggaagcggggcaggacaccggaatctctgtagcaggcaaacatggtaagccgtagacttgtggctgcttaaaactttagtagtaccactggcctcctttcacattgaaagcaatgccagtctctgctgccaccaatcggccaagcatgaactctggccctgtcccaccccctcgcggatgtcccagggaaagatccctgtatgctgcccctctcccgcctccaccgcgtggctgtaaaccagcggttacagttctgtaaaggaacttgcaagcagtcccaatactaactcaaagcaggtcatcatgagcgacataactatcatgaggatctcggacagcgataaggaaaggatgcttcgggaaagcctgcaaagaccagggccctatgccgccatgctgtgcaaggcaatgatcccggagtacttgaggatctcctggcgcgggaacatctcctacttcggaggacccactaaggccgctctccccaggaacctgatgaacaggctttcccattacctccaggagagcttcgtcgagatgtccgtggaggatttcagctctatccccggacatatagaccggattttaatatagctgcagtggcagggactaaagagtggagcagcttgggcagcagaatcatgcacaaccggacactgttagattttttttaaatagttggaactgaatacttaagcgcccagggtaaagaaatcatgaagaacacattgttcttattcttaatattccagttttgttaaaaataaatgtttagatgtttaaaacacttactgcttgatccttcccctgaatctgtgtccgggttacatgctggggagggttggtaggggatctctgtaagggtgatgaagagctcctggctgtcggggaaatcagcttggtaagcgctgtcgactgcctcgtcctcctcatctccttcctcatcttccccgtctgctaccatgtccgaggaaccggccgtggacaatatcccatcctcagagtccacggtcagtggtggggtagtggtggcggccgcacctaggatggaatgcagtgcctcgtagaaacgggatgtgtggggctgggatccggatcatctgtttgcctctttggtcttctggtagccttgtctcagctccttgattttcacgcggcactgcgttgcatcccggctgtatcctctctctgccatggctttagagatcttctcatagatctttgtgttccgtcttttggagcgcagctcggaaagcacggactcattgccccacacagagatcagatccaagacttcccaatcagtccatgctggggccctctttctattctgggattgcacggccatctatGCTGGAGAGCTCTgaatcgttgccagtgctgctgagcttgccacgatgtccaaacagaaaatgagattcaaactgcccagacaggaaaaggaattcaaattttcccggggcttttcctgtgtggctggtcagagcatccgagctcggactgctgtccagagcgtcaagagagtggtgcactgtgggatagctcccggagctattaccgtcgatttccatccacaccaagcctaattcgatatggccatgttgaatttagcgctactcccctcgttggggaggagtacagaagtcgaatttaagagccctctatgtcgaactaaatagcctcgtggtgtggacgggtgcagggttaattcgatgtaatggcgctaaattcgacataaacgcctagtgtagaccaggatgTGCATGCAGACTCTTTCTtgtcagaaaaaaacatttttctccaaTGCTTTGCTCCAACTGCTAaccaaaaatactttgttttaaggaGGCTGCAGTCTCTATATTATTAATCACAGGTTCCCAAAAGGAGGAAATGCAGGTGTCTGAAACCCAGCTGGACCTGCAGGGTGATAAGCCGTTGGTATAGATGAGGAACTGTAATCAGGTCCGGGTTTAATAGTGGGAGGATTATGAGATTGCACCCCAAGAGAAGACCTCAGCTTGGTGCACTCAGACAAGGGGCAGCGGTGCAGTTAGCTCCGTGATCATGAcaagctctttttaaaataagcatATTGAATCATTTATTATGGTACTACCTTTCTCCATGTCTTTTCTCTATTTGTGAATATGGCCGGTAGTGCACAGGAGAATCTTACTATTGtcatcacagaattcatcctgCTGGGATTTGGTAACCTCCATGAACTGCAGACCTTCCTTTTCATGGCATGTTTAGTTATTTACCTTGTAACAGTGACTGGAAACCTCCTCATTATCACAGTAGTATTAGCCGATGGTTGTCTTCACACTCCCATGTACTTCTTCTTGGGTAATTTATCCACCTTGGAGATCTGCTACACCTCAACCATTGTCCCCAAGATGCTCAGGACATTCCTAACATTCTGGGAAACGGTTCCTTTCTTGGGGTGTCTGACTCAGTTGTATATTTTTGGTTCAATGACAGTTATTGAATGCTGCCTCTTATCAATCATGTCCTACGACCGGTGTTTAGCCATCTGCAGTCCTCTGCGCTATGCAGCTGTTATAAACTTTAAGGTTTGCCTTCAGTTAGCGGTTGGTTGTTGGGTAACTGGGCTTCTGGCTCCTCTGATAACAGTAGTTTGGACATCCAGACTACCATTCTGTGCTtccaatgaaattgacc
This DNA window, taken from Emys orbicularis isolate rEmyOrb1 chromosome 12, rEmyOrb1.hap1, whole genome shotgun sequence, encodes the following:
- the LOC135886073 gene encoding olfactory receptor 10A4-like, which encodes MAGSAQENLTIVITEFILLGFGNLHELQTFLFMACLVIYLVTVTGNLLIITVVLADGCLHTPMYFFLGNLSTLEICYTSTIVPKMLRTFLTFWETVPFLGCLTQLYIFGSMTVIECCLLSIMSYDRCLAICSPLRYAAVINFKVCLQLAVGCWVTGLLAPLITVVWTSRLPFCASNEIDHFFCDFVPLLRLSCTDTHVIQSLSFIVCACVGLIPFLLTLGSYYKIIRTIWKIPSTTGKQRAFSTCSSHLIVISIFYGTVIMVYGAPIGSQLPEINEVFSMLYAVVSPMFNPIIYSLRNKEVKEALRRVTRKTVSLIKKGNVK